The Numida meleagris isolate 19003 breed g44 Domestic line chromosome 12, NumMel1.0, whole genome shotgun sequence genome includes a window with the following:
- the GPRIN1 gene encoding G protein-regulated inducer of neurite outgrowth 1 has translation MPGGEVDISVTRNGRCRRGARTGSAAGGGAAWGTVPPPPPPPPHACSATATAPERSGAGRDRAGAAVAAGLAWEKPSLGMGSTREPEALQLLSQVAEDACEPSASSSGCPPVGERLPSSGCTVSGRGMRTCCVAEPEALGTVEKVPVPTGSGSCGATGGTVPACDSMEPGGTQKEKATPVPPLPEPCLKAPSKDAGSAPALTKHVAFLEPSAGAELPSPMPSQEQPQGGTGGTETPKQPQGVGEQGRADGSTESTQQPRTAKLLCGSYSFEVTPPQDAGMQDTGTQVDSRASLVSVALSPMSPPDGAAAFTFPKRELSSAPRPEPSKKDAEMQVSMPVEMRSVATGPMTPVAKSPQASYPEVHVKGVVEEAPEPIREVSWDEKGMTWEVYGASMEVEVLGMAIQKHLEKQIEEHGRQAVATPQSTRASSVKGAPHKGEPKRQPSVFRALLQNVRRPRCCSRAGPAME, from the exons ATGCCCGGCGGGGAAGTGGACATCTCCGTCACCAG gaacGGGCGGTGCCGGCGCGGGGCGCGGACCGGGAGTGCCGCTGGGGGGGGAGCGGCCTGGGGCACGGTaccgcccccgccgccgccgccgccccacGCATGCTCCGCCACCGCCACCGCgccggagcggagcggagcgggacGGGACCGCGCCGGAGCCGCCGTCGCCGCAG GACTAGCATGGGAGAAGCCTTCCCTGGGCATGGGCAGCACTAGGGAGCCCGaggccctgcagctgctgagccaAGTGGCCGAGGATGCCTGTGAGCCCAGTGCCAGCTCCTCAGGCTGCCCACCAGTGGGTGAGCGCTTGCCCAGTTCTGGCTGCACCGTGAGTGGCCGTGGCATGAGGACCTGCTGCGTGGCTGAGCCCGAGGCCCTGGGCACTGTGGAGAAGGTGCCGGTGCCAACAGGATCGGGGAGCTGTGGGGCAACCGGTGGCACTGTCCCTGCCTGCGATTCTATGGAGCCAGGGGGCACCCAGAAGGAGAAAGCCACCCCCGTGCCCCCCCTCCCTGAGCCCTGCCTCAAGGCACCCAGCAAGGACGCGGGCAGCGCGCCGGCTCTGACCAAGCACGTGGCATTCCTGGAGCCATCGGCAGGAGCTGAGCTACCCTCCCCGATGCCgagccaggagcagccccagggtgGCACAGGGGGCACCGAAACCCCCAAGCAGCCCCAGGGAGttggggagcagggcagagccgACGGGAGCACCgagagcacccagcagccccggACTGCCAAGCTGCTCTGCGGGTCCTACTCGTTCGAGGTGACTCCCCCGCAGGACGCCGGCATGCAGGACACGGGGACGCAAGTGGACAGCCGCGCATCCCTGGTGTCGGTGGCATTGAGCCCCATGAGCCCCCCAGATGGAGCTGCCGCCTTCACGTTCCCCAAGagagagctgagctctgccccaCGCCCAGAGCCCTCCAAGAAGGACGCGGAGATGCAGGTGTCCATGCCTGTGGAGATGCGCTCGGTGGCCACCGGGCCCATGACGCCGGTGGCCAAGTCCCCACAGGCCTCGTACCCCGAGGTGCACGTGAAGGGGGTGGTGGAGGAGGCTCCAGAGCCCATCCGGGAGGTGAGCTGGGACGAGAAGGGGATGACGTGGGAGGTGTATGGGGCCTCCATGGAGGTGGAGGTGCTGGGCATGGCCATCCAGAAGCACCTGGAGAAGCAGATCGAGGAGCATGGGAGGCAGGCGGTGGCCACCCCGCAGAGCACCCGTGCCAGCTCCGTCAAAGGGGCTCCCCATAAAGGCGAGCCCAAGAGGCAGCCCAGCGTCTTTAGGGCCCTTCTGCAAAACGTCCGGCGGCCGCGGTGCTGCTCCCGTGCCGGCCCCGCCATGGAGTGA
- the CDHR2 gene encoding cadherin-related family member 2, whose translation MAWHPLLLLPFFLAAATGNTAPFFNMTIVYVPEDLQIGEMAFQLIAYDTDGDKLTYSISGTDAFYFHVDAQTGVVTLRSLLDRESQAKLIIIVTVSDGINDPVTKRLTIIVEDRNDNAPVFQNLPYETSVLENTTVGSIIYTVFAIDSDTGTAARVSYSIQEVIPDTVKNHWLFYILPNGSVVLNNSLDYTMNTFFQLKILAQDGGGLLHGETVIQNSTTYLSIAVIDVPNLDPRFLNEPYSGSVPEGSPVGTTVLTVTAMDRDTGVNDKISYSFTSTSVPFAINSTTGTITVSQLLDREQLPSEEVLLEVRARENNLDIYGNVAEASTLVTVLVTDVNDNKPQFYQCSLSNCDFNHTQSNFTGSIMEHSSSKVPVSNLSIVAHDPDKGINGTFELYLQGANASAFTVSPTRIVGTGEVQILVQDPLAVDYEITHVMVVQLIANDTGNPTDCCSTATVTIDLIDTNDHTPEFPQSTYNLSVMENSPDGTVIATITAYDPDSGAGGQITYQLLPESIREIFMVNATSGVVLVRNGSLLDREMRSVYYANLQAEDGGNMRGITLLEITVLDENDEEPVVIGSYFISVEEGQNVSTQIKAIDNDEDGTPNSKLGFRIVPGLYSNNFTINQITGEMHSNEPLDREAVDDEEGQLVVTVEVYDHGVPQLSTMVNVTITVADVNDNAPMFLQQSYEFSVFESSEGSFVGDVVATDADRTEINSRISFQLERSTGSSNFLISSSRLGPGNYSGRLYLDPDVTVDYDTMQEKFFSLVVLAENTAAENAGSTANASVLVNILDVNDEPPTILPSSLGDVSVSENGTQQGLVHTVVASDPDTNHSLVFEELAITCYKGDSSAGEVCWDWFVLLPNGSVLANSLDIDYELCDLVRLTMRVEDLYTQKGNHYSQNETLQIRITDINDNAPIFLPVSGTFVVVPEISSMDLQVATVKATDADSGLGGTIVFSIISVVLVEEGGVKRPFENLFKVVTSSEQDIYTGSIQVASNLDSSLKGQYQVTVEAQDSTAPQHATQTTVNIFSVDKSYCILLQFVTTVEEVQSNLESIRVALTSATKAGVYVAAIRNYEDSRATRVNPKSVMEVYFVYSNGTALDVNQLSPLIQSDPQVLANLVNLGLAIIGSGEVTEPSKEKEMIGIIAGLAAFLVLFILVMTLALVLTIRSYKRKLSAMKALKAATTLSPAVVQGAGIPGTNKYNAERANPMLNVSLDPSHDLGFHEETSSLASTNSLDENKVDSPKDDNFKAKRGSPHPTDSTEDEVLVAALNMKEPPKTAYINTTFNTTDL comes from the exons ATGGCATGGCACCCgttgctgctgctccccttcTTCCTGGCAGCAG CGACAGGCAACACAGCTCCCTTCTTCAACATGACCATTGTGTACGTGCCTGAGGACCTGCAGATAG GTGAGATGGCTTTCCAGCTGATAGCCTATGACACAGATGGGGACAAGCTCACCTACAGCATCTCTGGGACAGATGCCTTCTACTTTCATGTCGATGCACAGACAGGTGTGGTGACACTGAGGAGCCTGCTGGACCGTGAG TCCCAGGCCAAGCTCATCATCATTGTCACGGTATCAGATGGGATTAATGATCCG GTCACCAAGCGCCTAACCATCATTGTGGAGGACCGTAACGACAACGCACCAGTCTTCCAGAACCTGCCCTATGAAACCTCTGTCCTCGAG AACACGACAGTGGGCAGCATCATCTACACTGTGTTTGCCATCGACTCTGACACTGGGACTGCTGCCAGAGTCAGCTACAGCATCCAGGAG GTGATCCCAGACACAGTGAAGAACCACTGGCTCTTCTACATCCTGCCCAACGGGAGCGTGGTGCTGAACAACTCGCTGGACTACACCATGAACACGTTCTTCCAGCTGAAGATCCTTGCCCAG GACGGTGGAGGGCTACTGCATGGGGAGACGGTCATCCAGAACAGCACCACCTACCTGTCCATTGCCGTCATCGATGTGCCCAACCTGGACCCACGCTTCCTCAATGAGCCCTACTCTGGCTCCGTGCCCGAGGGCAGCCCAGTG ggcACCACGGTGCTGACCGTCACCGCCATGGACAGAGACACGGGGGTGAACGATAAGATCTCCTACAGCTTCACCA GTACCAGCGTCCCCTTCGCCATCAACTCCACAACGGGCACCATCACCGTCAGCCAGCTGCTGGACCGCGAGCAGCTGCCGAGCGaggaggtgctgctggaagTCAGG GCGCGTGAGAACAACCTGGACATCTATGGCAACGTGGCCGAGGCCAGCACGCTGGTGACAGTGTTGGTGACTGATGTCAATGACAACAAGCCTCAGTTCTACCAGTGCTCCCTCTCCAACTGTGACTTCAACCACACCCAGAGCAACTTCACGGGGAGCATCATGGAGCACTCCTCCTCCAAAGTGCCCGTGTCCAACCTCAGCATTGTTGCGCACGACCCAGACAAG GGCATCAATGGCACTTTTGAGCTGTACCTGCAGGGCGCAAATGCCAGCGCCTTCACTGTCTCCCCCACGAGAATCGTGGGCACGGGGGAGGTGCAGATCCTCGTGCAAGACCCATTAGCTGTGGATTATGAGATCACCCATGTCATGGTGGTGCAG CTCATTGCTAACGACACGGGGAACCCCACAGACTGCTGCTCCACAGCCACCGTGACCATTGACCTCATCGACACCAATGACCACACCCCCGAGTTCCCGCAGAGCACCTACAACCTGAGTGTGATGGAGAACAGCCCTGACGGCACCGTCATCGCCACCATCACG GCTTACGATCCGGATAGTGGTGCTGGTGGCCAGATCACCTACCAGCTGCTCCCGGAGAGCAT ccGGGAAATCTTCATGGTGAATGCCACGAGCGGGGTGGTGCTGGTGAGGAATGGGTCTCTTCTGGACCGGGAGATGCGCTCTGTGTACTACGCCAACCTACAAGCTGAGGACGGGGGTAACATGAGAGGCATCACGCTGCTGGAGATCACTGTGCTGGATGAGAATGACGAGGAGCCTGTCGTCATCGGCTCCTACTTCATCTCCGTGGAAGAGGGGCAGAACGTCAGCACACAGATCAAG GCCATCGACAATGATGAGGATGGCACTCCCAACAGCAAGCTGGGCTTCAGGATCGTGCCAGGGCTGTACAGCAACAACTTCACCATCAACCAGATCACAGGAGAGATGCACAGCAACGAGCCGCTGGACCGTGAGGCCGTGGACGATGAGGAGGGGCAGCTGGTGGTGACAGTGGAGGTGTATGACCACGGGGTGCCGCAGCTCAGCACGATGGTGAACGTCACCATCACTGTGGCG GATGTGAATGACAACGCGCCCATGTTCCTCCAACAGTCCTATGAGTTCTCTGTCTTTGAAAGCTCTGAAG GGTCCTTCGTGGGGGACGTCGTGGCCACGGATGCTGACCGGACAGAGATCAACTCCCGCATCTCCTTCCAGCTGGAGAGGAGCACTGGCTCCAGCAACTTCTTGATCAGCTCGTCCCGCCTGGGGCCGGGCAACTACAGCGGGCGGCTGTACCTCGACCCCGACGTGACCGTGGACTATGACACCATGCAGGAGAAGTTCTTCTCCTTGGTGGTGCTGGCAGAGAACACAGCCGCAGAAAATGCAGGGAGCACCGCCAATGCCTCGGTGCTGGTCAACATCCTCGATGTCAACGACGAGCCGCCCACCATCCTTCCGTCCTCGCTGGGGGACGTGAGTGTGAGCGAGAACGGCACGCAGCAGGGTCTGGTCCACACCGTGGTTGCCTCCGACCCGGACACCAACCACTCGCTGGTCTTCGAGGAGCTGGCGATCACCTGCTATAAGGGCGACAGCAGCGCTGGGGAGGTGTGCTGGGACTGGTTCGTGCTGCTGCCCAATGGCTCGGTGCTGGCCAACAGCTTGGACATTGACTACGAGCTGTGTGACTTGGTCCGGCTGACCATGCGGGTTGAAGACCTCTACACCCAGAAAGGCAACCACTACAGCCAGAACG AAACCCTGCAGATCCGGATCACAGACATTAATGACAATGCACCGATCTTCCTGCCTGTCTCCGGGACCTTTG TGGTTGTCCCCGAAATCTCTTCTATGGACCTGCAAGTGGCTACTGTGAAG GCCACTGACGCCGACTCGGGGCTGGGAGGAACCATCGTTTTCTCCATCATCAGCGTGGTGCTTGTGGAGGAAGGTGGGGTCAAGCGGCCCTTTGAGAATCTCTTCAAAGTGGTGACCTCATCTGAGCAGGACATCTACACCGGGAGCATCCA GGTGGCCAGCAACCTGGACAGCTCGCTGAAGGGGCAGTACCAGGTGACTGTGGAGGCTCAGGACAGCACGGCACCGCAGCACGCGACACAGACCACTGTCAAT ATCTTCTCAGTGGACAAGAGCTACTGCATTCTCCTCCAGTTTGTGACAACAGTGGAAGAAGTGCAGAGCAATTTGGAAAGCATCAGAGT GGCCCTGACCAGCGCCACTAAGGCAGGGGTCTACGTGGCAGCCATCCGGAACTATGAGGACAGCCGTGCCACCCG ggtGAATCCCAAGTCGGTGATGGAGGTGTACTTCGTCTACAGCAATGGCACAGCGCTGGACGTCAACCAGCTGAGCCC GCTCATCCAGAGTGACCCACAGGTCCTGGCCAACCTGGTGAACCTGGGCCTGGCCATCATC GGCTCCGGTGAGGTGACAGAGCCCAGCAAGGAGAAGGAGATGATCGGCATCATCGCGGGGCTGGCAGCCTTCCTGGTCCTCTTCATCCTCGTCATGACCCTGGCCTTGGTGCTGACCATTAGGAG CTACAAGAGGAAGCTGAGTGCGATGAAGGCTCTCAAGGCGGCCACGACGCTGAGCCCAGCTGtggtgcagggagcaggcaTCCCCGGCACCAACAAGTACAACGCTGAGAG GGCCAACCCCATGCTGAACGTCTCACTGGACCCATCCCATGATCTGGGCTTCCACGAAGAAACCAGCTCACTGGCCAG CACCAATTCCCTGGATGAAAACAAGGTGGATTCACCCAAGGACGACAACTTCAAGGCCAAG AGAGGGAGCCCACATCCCACAGACTCCACTGAGGACGAGGTGCTGGTGGCCGCCCTGAACATGAAGGAACCCCCCAAAACGGCCTACATCAACACCACCTTCAACACCACCGACCTGTGA
- the RNF44 gene encoding RING finger protein 44 isoform X1, with translation MRPWELAVNRRPPSAPFNQRRFSGGPCSSPDHLRRSPPARRQWGRRDRPLATLLGQDETQLHPAFPQQPHIPVDEPRAYALPSTPPRMLHPAAHPPHQNPFMVDLHDQVHQGPVPLSYTVTTVTTQGFPIHTSQHIPGCSTQQLPACSVMFSGQHYPLCCLPPPLIQACAMQQLPVSYQTFPPIISSDHYILHPPPPPVPPHQPPHMAPLGQFVPLQAQHPRMPLQRIDNDVDLRGEQHPIAGFTYPPSHHAPTLSPSVPLHYLPHDPLHQELPFGVPYPHMMPRRLNTQRYRLQQALPPPPPPPPPPPYYPSFLPYFLSMLPVSPTAVGPTISLDLDVDDVEMENYEALLNLAERLGEAKPRGLTKADIEHLPSYRFNPESHQSEQTLCVVCFSDFEARQLLRVLPCNHEFHAKCVDKWLKANRTCPICRADASEVQREAD, from the exons ATGCGACCATGGGAACTGGCAGTGAATAGGCGGCCTCCCTCTGCCCCTTTTAACCAACGCCGTTTCTCAGGGGgaccctgcagcagccctgacCACCTCCGGCGAAG CCCCCCTGCCAGGCGTCAGTGGGGACGACGCGACCGACCTCTGGCAACCCTGCTGGGCCAGGATGAGACCCAGCTGCACCCTGCCTTCCCTCAGCAGCCGCACATCCCTGTAGATGAGCCCCGCGCCTACGCTCTCCCCAGCACACCGCCACGAATGCTGCACCCGGCCGCTCACCCGCCCCACCAGAACCCATTCATGGTGGATCTTCATGACCAG GTGCACCAGGGACCCGTCCCTCTCTCCTACACGGTCACCACCGTCACAACGCAAGGCTTCCCCATCCACACCAGCCAGCACATCCCTgggtgcagcacccagcagctcccagcatgcTCAGTGATGTTCAGTGGACAGCACTACCCGCTCTGCTGCCTCCCGCCCCCG TTGATCCAGGCATGCGCCATGCAACAGCTCCCGGTCTCCTACCAGACGTTCCCCCCCATCATCTCCAGCGACCATTACATCCTGCACCCGCCCCCACCGCCAGTGCCCCCTCACCAGCCGCCCCACATGGCTCCCCTGGGGCAATTCGTGCCTCTCCAAGCCCAGCACCCGCGCATG CCTCTGCAGAGGATAGACAATGATGTGGACCTGCGAGGGGAGCAGCACCCCATTGCTGGCTTCACATACCCCCCGTCCCACCACGCTCCCACGCTCTCCCCCTCCGTGCCGCTGCATTACCTCCCCCATGACCCGCTGCACCAAGAGCTGCCATTTGGCGTG ccatACCCCCACATGATGCCCCGGCGGCTGAACACCCAGCGGTACCGGCTGCAGCAGGCGCTgccccccccgccgccccctccACCACCCCCTCCGTACTACCCGAGCTTCCTGCCCTATTTCCT CTCTATGCTTCCCGTGTCGCCAACGGCTGTGGGGCCCACGATCAGCCTGGACCTGGACGTGGATGATGTGGAGATGGAGAACTACGAG GCGTTACTGAACCTGGCCGAGCGGCTGGGGGAGGCCAAGCCACGTGGACTCACCAAAGCAGACATCGAGCACCTCCCGTCGTACCGCTTCAACCCTGAGAGCCACCAGTCCGAGCAGACCCT GTGCGTCGTGTGCTTCAGCGACTTTGAGGCCCGGCAGCTGCTCCGCGTCCTGCCCTGCAACCACGAGTTCCACGCCAAGTGTGTCGACAAATGGTTAAAG GCGAACCGCACGTGCCCCATCTGCCGGGCGGATGCGTCGGAGGTGCAGCGGGAGGCAGACTGA
- the RNF44 gene encoding RING finger protein 44 isoform X2 produces MLHPAAHPPHQNPFMVDLHDQVHQGPVPLSYTVTTVTTQGFPIHTSQHIPGCSTQQLPACSVMFSGQHYPLCCLPPPLIQACAMQQLPVSYQTFPPIISSDHYILHPPPPPVPPHQPPHMAPLGQFVPLQAQHPRMPLQRIDNDVDLRGEQHPIAGFTYPPSHHAPTLSPSVPLHYLPHDPLHQELPFGVPYPHMMPRRLNTQRYRLQQALPPPPPPPPPPPYYPSFLPYFLSMLPVSPTAVGPTISLDLDVDDVEMENYEALLNLAERLGEAKPRGLTKADIEHLPSYRFNPESHQSEQTLCVVCFSDFEARQLLRVLPCNHEFHAKCVDKWLKANRTCPICRADASEVQREAD; encoded by the exons ATGCTGCACCCGGCCGCTCACCCGCCCCACCAGAACCCATTCATGGTGGATCTTCATGACCAG GTGCACCAGGGACCCGTCCCTCTCTCCTACACGGTCACCACCGTCACAACGCAAGGCTTCCCCATCCACACCAGCCAGCACATCCCTgggtgcagcacccagcagctcccagcatgcTCAGTGATGTTCAGTGGACAGCACTACCCGCTCTGCTGCCTCCCGCCCCCG TTGATCCAGGCATGCGCCATGCAACAGCTCCCGGTCTCCTACCAGACGTTCCCCCCCATCATCTCCAGCGACCATTACATCCTGCACCCGCCCCCACCGCCAGTGCCCCCTCACCAGCCGCCCCACATGGCTCCCCTGGGGCAATTCGTGCCTCTCCAAGCCCAGCACCCGCGCATG CCTCTGCAGAGGATAGACAATGATGTGGACCTGCGAGGGGAGCAGCACCCCATTGCTGGCTTCACATACCCCCCGTCCCACCACGCTCCCACGCTCTCCCCCTCCGTGCCGCTGCATTACCTCCCCCATGACCCGCTGCACCAAGAGCTGCCATTTGGCGTG ccatACCCCCACATGATGCCCCGGCGGCTGAACACCCAGCGGTACCGGCTGCAGCAGGCGCTgccccccccgccgccccctccACCACCCCCTCCGTACTACCCGAGCTTCCTGCCCTATTTCCT CTCTATGCTTCCCGTGTCGCCAACGGCTGTGGGGCCCACGATCAGCCTGGACCTGGACGTGGATGATGTGGAGATGGAGAACTACGAG GCGTTACTGAACCTGGCCGAGCGGCTGGGGGAGGCCAAGCCACGTGGACTCACCAAAGCAGACATCGAGCACCTCCCGTCGTACCGCTTCAACCCTGAGAGCCACCAGTCCGAGCAGACCCT GTGCGTCGTGTGCTTCAGCGACTTTGAGGCCCGGCAGCTGCTCCGCGTCCTGCCCTGCAACCACGAGTTCCACGCCAAGTGTGTCGACAAATGGTTAAAG GCGAACCGCACGTGCCCCATCTGCCGGGCGGATGCGTCGGAGGTGCAGCGGGAGGCAGACTGA